The genomic interval CAATGTGGCCTTGCTGTCGAAACGAAAGGGTCTTGATCCGCGCCAGTACATTCAGGGACAGTCGCAGGCAAACTACTCGGTTCTGCGCACCGTTTCTGGCGGCGTTACCATCAACTTTTAAATAGCAGACAAACATGAAAGCAAATCATATCAAATACCTTCTCGTGCTGGGCACGGGGGCTCTGATTGCATCTTGTTCAAGTGATTTCCTGGAAACCGAGCCCACGAACGTAGTGTCGGGGGATCGGCAGAACGAGATACTCCTCGAAAAACCCGAGATGCTCGCCTCCATCATCAGCGGTGCCTATACGACTATTTACAGCGGTGATCCCTATATGAGTTCATCCCAGGATGACTATGGAATGTCCTCTTACAAGATCGCAACGGATGTCATGTGCGATGACATTGCCTTCTTCATCAACTCCGGAGGGTTCGCCTCCGACCAACAGTTGATCTTCCGGGAGCCGGATTATCGGCGCCCCGTTTCGATGTGGCGGCAGTTTTATCACATCGTATCCTCGGCGAACTCCGTTATTAAGGTTCTGAAGGATGTCGAGGGTACCAACAATGACCTCGATGCGATGTTGGGTCAGGCGTATGCTTTGCGGGGATGGGCCTATTATTGGCTCATCAACATGTGGCAGCAACCCTATGATGCCAATCCCGACGCATTGGGCGTTCCGCTGATTCTCGAAGAGGAATCCGAGAGTATCTCCGGACGGGCTCCCGTCAAAACTGTGTATGCACGCATCGATACCGACCTGTCCAAAGCCTGCGACCTGCTCAAAGACAAGCAACTCGGCAATACGGCCCTCAATGAATACGCCGCATCGGGAATCTATGCCAATGTGCTGATGTTCCTGGGTCGTTACGATGAGGCGGCCACGCGGGCTGAATATGCTACCAAAGGTGGCCGACTGGCCGGAGCCGATGAGTTGCTGGCCGGAATGAACAGCGTCTCGATGAGCGAGGTGATCTGGGGTTATGCCGTCACCGAGGAGTGGAATCTTGTCTACGGATCCTTCATGTCCCACATGAATCCTTATGTCGACGGATATGCGCCTCCCGGATACTTCCCGAAACTGGGTGCCAGCGCCCTGGTTGACAAAATCGATGCAAACGACATCCGCAAAGGATGGTTCGGATACAGCGAGACCCTCAATACCAACAAGTTCGACTTCTCCCAGATTGAGCAGGCCGGGTTCGCGGCCTATGTTCCCAACAAGTTTCTCTGCCCGAACAGTTTCCTGTGCGATCTGATCTACATGCGTGTAGCCGAGATGTATTTCGTCGCAGCCGAGGCCCACTACCTCAACGATGATGAAACGAATGCCCGCAAATGGCTCACCGACGTCATGTCGACCCGTATTCCGGGATACGATGCATCCGGCAAGTCGGGAGATGCGCTCTACGAGGAGATTTGCTTCCAGAAGCGGGTTGAGACATGGGGTGAGGGG from uncultured Alistipes sp. carries:
- a CDS encoding RagB/SusD family nutrient uptake outer membrane protein — protein: MKANHIKYLLVLGTGALIASCSSDFLETEPTNVVSGDRQNEILLEKPEMLASIISGAYTTIYSGDPYMSSSQDDYGMSSYKIATDVMCDDIAFFINSGGFASDQQLIFREPDYRRPVSMWRQFYHIVSSANSVIKVLKDVEGTNNDLDAMLGQAYALRGWAYYWLINMWQQPYDANPDALGVPLILEEESESISGRAPVKTVYARIDTDLSKACDLLKDKQLGNTALNEYAASGIYANVLMFLGRYDEAATRAEYATKGGRLAGADELLAGMNSVSMSEVIWGYAVTEEWNLVYGSFMSHMNPYVDGYAPPGYFPKLGASALVDKIDANDIRKGWFGYSETLNTNKFDFSQIEQAGFAAYVPNKFLCPNSFLCDLIYMRVAEMYFVAAEAHYLNDDETNARKWLTDVMSTRIPGYDASGKSGDALYEEICFQKRVETWGEGCRIFDAKRRNETIDRTKSTNFAASLASTDAMTYSARDYRMIYKIPTLEMENNTEISSDQQNP